One Alnus glutinosa chromosome 3, dhAlnGlut1.1, whole genome shotgun sequence genomic region harbors:
- the LOC133865014 gene encoding GDSL esterase/lipase 1-like encodes MMASLSYLFCVLVSLLDPISCHGLSKPEEGEHKALFVFGDSLFDAGNNQYLNGSVEGGAISWPYGETFFNHSTGRLSDGRLVPDFIAQFAKLPILPPYLQPIEHRFTDGVNFASAGGGVLVQTHPGTINLPTQLSYFKTVVKSLRQKLGDVEAKKVLMRAVYLFSIGGNDYFSFYSQNPTAPQSYRRQYVGMVIGNLTSVLKEIYSLGGRKIAFQNAGPLGCLPAMKARNSQLGSECAEEPSALARLHNKALANVLKKLETKLPGFKYSIFDYYNALGDRVNNPSKYGFKNGKAACCGGGAYRGMNCGGGRNGTEPYELCSNPSEYVWFDGGHTTETANRQLAELIWSGAPNVTGPYNVKQLFGHE; translated from the exons ATGATGGCGAGTCTGAGCTACCTTTTCTGTGTGCTAGTGAGCCTTCTCGACCCAATCAGCTGCCATGGTCTGTCAAAGCCTGAGGAGGGAGAGCACAAGGCCTTGTTTGTATTTGGGGACTCACTCTTCGATGCCGGCAACAACCAGTACCTCAATGGCAGCGTCGAAGGGGGAGCAATTTCCTGGCCGTATGGGGAAACCTTCTTCAACCATTCCACCGGGAGACTCTCCGATGGCCGGCTAGTCCCAGATTTTATTG CCCAGTTCGCGAAGTTGCCTATACTTCCACCATACCTACAGCCAATTGAACATCGATTCACCGATGGGGTCAACTTTGCTTCAGCTGGAGGAGGTGTTCTTGTTCAAACCCACCCTGGAACG ATAAATCTCCCAACGCAGCTAAGCTATTTTAAGACTGTAGTGAAGTCACTGAGGCAGAAACTTGGTGATGTAGAAGCCAAGAAAGTGCTGATGAGAGCTGTATACTTGTTTAGCATTGGAGGCAACGATTACTTCAGTTTTTACTCACAGAACCCGACTGCACCTCAGTCCTACCGAAGACAGTATGTGGGGATGGTGATCGGAAACTTGACTAGTGTGCTCAAA GAAATATATAGTTTAGGAGGGAGGAAAATTGCATTTCAGAACGCAGGGCCTTTGGGTTGCCTACCGGCCATGAAGGCTAGGAATTCCCAACTTGGTAGTGAGTGTGCTGAAGAACCCTCAGCTCTGGCAAGGCTACACAACAAAGCTCTAGCCAATGTCCTTAAAAAGTTAGAGACCAAGTTACCAGGattcaaatattcaatatttgattACTACAATGCGCTTGGAGACAGAGTTAATAACCCTTCAAAATATG GCTTCAAGAATGGTAAGGCTGCATGTTGCGGTGGCGGGGCATATAGGGGAATGAATTGTGGAGGTGGAAGAAATGGGACAGAACCGTACGAGTTATGCAGCAATCCGAGTGAGTATGTCTGGTTTGATGGCGGCCATACTACTGAAACGGCAAACCGCCAGTTAGCTGAGCTGATATGGAGTGGAGCACCAAATGTCACAGGGCCTTACAATGTGAAACAACTATTTGGACATGAATAA